A genomic stretch from Pristiophorus japonicus isolate sPriJap1 chromosome 6, sPriJap1.hap1, whole genome shotgun sequence includes:
- the rfc4 gene encoding replication factor C subunit 4 isoform X1 — MQAFLKGTGVIGTKPAKEKAAAGTSGENKKQKAVPWVEKYRPKCMAEVAFQEEVVAVLKKSLEGADLPNLLFYGPPGTGKTSTILAAARELFGPELYRKRILELNASDERGIQVVREKVKNFAQLAVAGTRTDGKTAPPFKIIILDEADSMTNAAQAALRRTMEKQSKTTRFCLICNYISRIIEPLTSRCSKFRFKPLTDRIQEKRLQDICEKENVQCSSETIAMLINVSEGDLRKAITYLQCATRLTGGKNITQQVIIEIAGVVPTEMIDSLLAACHSSSFEKLETVVKNMINEGYAATQLINQLHEVIIDKEDLNDQQKSAITLKLAEVDKCLADGADEYLQMISLSAVIMQQFTQSS; from the exons ATGCAAGCTTTTTTAAAAGGAACTGGAGTTATCGGCACGAAACCAGCAAAAGAAAAAGCTGCAGCAGGAACCAGCGGAGAGAACAAGAAGCAAAAGGCAGTTCCATGGGTGGAGAAATA TCGCCCAAAATGTATGGCTGAAGTGGCATTTCAGGAGGAAGTTGTGGCTGTGCTGAAGAAGTCATTAGAAGGAGCTGAT CTTCCCAACCTGCTTTTTTACGGCCCTCCGGGGACAGGGAAAACATCAACAATATTGGCTGCAGCAAGAGAACTCTTTGG GCCTGAATTATACCGCAAGAGAATTCTTGAACTGAATGCTTCGGATGAACGTGGTATCCAGGTTGTGCGAGAAAAGGTGAAAAATTTCGCACAATTAGCTGTAGCAGGAACTCGCACAGA TGGGaaaactgctccgccatttaagattATCATCCTGGATGAAGCGGACTCTATGACCAATGCTGCGCAGGCTGCTCTTCGCCGCACAATGGAAAAACAGTCAAAAACCACACGTTTCTGCCTCATCTGCaactatatcagcag GATAATTGAACCACTGACGTCCCGATGTTCGAAGTTCCGTTTTAAACCTCTGACAGACCGTATACAAGAGAAACGGTTGCAGGACATCTGTGAGAAGGAGAATGTGCAATGCAGCAGTGAA ACAATTGCTATGCTTATCAATGTATCAGAAGGAGACCTGAGAAAGGCAATAACTTACCTGCAGTGTGCAACGAGACTGACGGGAGGGAAAAACATCACCCAACAAGTCATCATTGAAATTGCTGGG GTTGTGCCGACTGAAATGATTGACAGCCTTTTAGCTGCTTGCCACAGCAGCTCATTTGAAAAACTGGAAACTGTAGTAAAA AATATGATTAATGAAGGTTATGCAGCAACACAGCTAATCAACCAGCTACATGAAGTCATCATAGATAAAGAGGATCTTAATGACCAACAGAAATCAGCGATCACACTAAAACTAGCA gaAGTTGACAAGTGCTTGGCCGATGGTGCTGATGAGTATCTGCAGATGATCAGTCTTTCTGCAGTTATTATGCAACAGTTTACACAGAGCAGTTAA
- the rfc4 gene encoding replication factor C subunit 4 isoform X2 produces MQAFLKGTGVIGTKPAKEKAAAGTSGENKKQKAVPWVEKYRPKCMAEVAFQEEVVAVLKKSLEGADLPNLLFYGPPGTGKTSTILAAARELFGPELYRKRILELNASDERGIQVVREKVKNFAQLAVAGTRTEIIEPLTSRCSKFRFKPLTDRIQEKRLQDICEKENVQCSSETIAMLINVSEGDLRKAITYLQCATRLTGGKNITQQVIIEIAGVVPTEMIDSLLAACHSSSFEKLETVVKNMINEGYAATQLINQLHEVIIDKEDLNDQQKSAITLKLAEVDKCLADGADEYLQMISLSAVIMQQFTQSS; encoded by the exons ATGCAAGCTTTTTTAAAAGGAACTGGAGTTATCGGCACGAAACCAGCAAAAGAAAAAGCTGCAGCAGGAACCAGCGGAGAGAACAAGAAGCAAAAGGCAGTTCCATGGGTGGAGAAATA TCGCCCAAAATGTATGGCTGAAGTGGCATTTCAGGAGGAAGTTGTGGCTGTGCTGAAGAAGTCATTAGAAGGAGCTGAT CTTCCCAACCTGCTTTTTTACGGCCCTCCGGGGACAGGGAAAACATCAACAATATTGGCTGCAGCAAGAGAACTCTTTGG GCCTGAATTATACCGCAAGAGAATTCTTGAACTGAATGCTTCGGATGAACGTGGTATCCAGGTTGTGCGAGAAAAGGTGAAAAATTTCGCACAATTAGCTGTAGCAGGAACTCGCACAGA GATAATTGAACCACTGACGTCCCGATGTTCGAAGTTCCGTTTTAAACCTCTGACAGACCGTATACAAGAGAAACGGTTGCAGGACATCTGTGAGAAGGAGAATGTGCAATGCAGCAGTGAA ACAATTGCTATGCTTATCAATGTATCAGAAGGAGACCTGAGAAAGGCAATAACTTACCTGCAGTGTGCAACGAGACTGACGGGAGGGAAAAACATCACCCAACAAGTCATCATTGAAATTGCTGGG GTTGTGCCGACTGAAATGATTGACAGCCTTTTAGCTGCTTGCCACAGCAGCTCATTTGAAAAACTGGAAACTGTAGTAAAA AATATGATTAATGAAGGTTATGCAGCAACACAGCTAATCAACCAGCTACATGAAGTCATCATAGATAAAGAGGATCTTAATGACCAACAGAAATCAGCGATCACACTAAAACTAGCA gaAGTTGACAAGTGCTTGGCCGATGGTGCTGATGAGTATCTGCAGATGATCAGTCTTTCTGCAGTTATTATGCAACAGTTTACACAGAGCAGTTAA